A segment of the Lycium ferocissimum isolate CSIRO_LF1 chromosome 10, AGI_CSIRO_Lferr_CH_V1, whole genome shotgun sequence genome:
CCACCTCAATTCTAGGGATAGATtaacttttctttcatttttgttttgaaaagtgAAAGTTTAGTTTTAGTACGAGATCACTTAACACTTCACAGTGCTTGCACTTTTTACATATCGAACTTCTATTTAGAAACATgtttaagtaaataagaaattaTAATTTCAAGATCAAAAAAAGTTAAGATTATTGTATGAtagaaatttttaatttaaaattagcAAATAGTAAGTATTTGTTTGTCAAACTATCATTATTTCAAGTAactaaaaattcaaaatttgatgtTTGTAAACTAGATTTTTAAAGCTCTCaagttattttaagtttttcaatccatgaaaatttatttttattttatgtctaAATATAACTTGAACTTCTAAATACTCCTTTTGTAATTATCAAAtaccttttttttaatctcaatcAAATTATATCCAAACGCACCCTAGTTAATATTTTGCTTGGACACCTAGTGACTTGGCCCGATCCTGGCCGTGGCCCAACCCTAGACTTCCTTCTTTTTGCCATGCCCCGAATTAGTGCAACTAATTAGAACGACTCGACAAGTAGGTGCGAATACAAAGTTCCCCAGCGGCGCCCAACAGCATAATCTTTCGGAAGCTCCTGTTGTTTGCTGGttccttccaacttccaagtaAACCTATTATCTTATGCTTCTATTTTGTGGCTTGGCTGCCGCAATCTCTATATATATGCAGGGTTATTTTATCGaatttatatgtattttaatTGGTAATTTACTCaactttaatttaattgatccacAGATGAGGCTGTTAACTCACAATATGTTATCATCAAACATCAAGGGAGTCGTAAATGGATTCCCGTTAAAGATCGAGGTTGTGAAAGTGGTAGAGAAAGAGGTTGATTTTAATATCGACTTTCTCAAGAACATGTTCCATAAGGTTGAATGGAAGGCACTGGCAGAAGCTTCTAGAACCATGGGTTACACTGAGCTGCCTGAAAATGTTGATGCAGCTATGCTGGACTCTGATGATTTTCTACATAAGTTTCATCATGCTCTTCTTGAACTTCATCTTGAAGAAGGTGCTTTGGTTTGTCCTGAGACTGGCAGGAAATTTCCTGTCCAAAAAGGCATTCCTAATATGCTCCTTCATGAAGATGAGGtttgattagtttttttttttttttttttggtttgtgtTTTGCTTTGGAAATGGTTTAAGGGGTTCTTATGGTTCAACAATTTGATTGTAATGTGATTGTTGGGAGACATTGTTGATATTATTATGGAGTCATTATCAGAATTCCTTTGTTCACTATATCTGATTCGTAATCTTTTAGTGGTTTCTTTTTTCATTATCGTGGTCTTAATAAAAGAGGTCTAGTTTAAAAATGGTAACAATTCAAGATTGAGCTCAATAATTTGCTGCAAACATTCCAGATTGCCTTACGTATATGCTTAGTTTCGAAGACCTTGACGAAATATGAACATTTCAAGAACGTTAACATTACAACATTGCTCAAATTCCTAGCATAGGACAATCTAATGATCACACTGATTTGAGATAATTTCGTTCTACGAGCTGCGACAATTGTGACAATTTAAATAAAACGGACCATCAGAGTAGATTTGCTCTGTGACAATTGTGGTGTACCAAGTTCTAAAAAGCAAATTGCGGCATTTATTTGTGTACAAACGTCTCTCACGATAAAGAATGGTATATTAACTTAGGGGAAAAGAATAATGCCTCCTTTGCGCGACAGGAATCAATTCCTTATGTGGATGAGGTATGTCATAGATAACACGTAATAGCTGCGAGCTCTTCACCTTTTCTTGCGAGGAGTGGTTTCATAGGGGGGAAGAGGCACACCGAACACCCAATCAAGAACATTCAAGTACTTGGATTTAAATACATCCCTCTCCATAGCATAACAATGCATGATAATTGCAGTTGCGGTGCTAAAGATCACCACATCAGCTCTCTTTAATTTTTCAGACTGAGGCAAATAACCAACATCGGTCATGCATGTGACGAAACTCTCAAGTGCCCGAGCGAGGCAGTAGAGAGAGATCTCTATCCTTCTACTCTTCTTCTCAATTGCCAGGGCCAGACCAGTAGGGAACTGcaaaaagattaaaatgttACCTTTACAGAGGGAGAAGTAAACAACTAGTTAAGAAAATGTAACTAATGGGTCCTATACCGTTCCCAGTACAACCATGGGGATGTTACATCTCTTGAACAGCCTGAAGAGAAGACATGTCCATAACCTAACAACGAAACAACACATTATGCTCTGAGATAAATCAAACATTCGAAGCAAGAGGGCCGAAACGTGGAGGGGGCTTAAACTCGTCAGCCAAAAGGCTTcaaaaaaacaaggaaaaatattcataacaaaGACAATAACATGCAAATACAACAAATCAAATCATGTCTTACCAGGCAGATGAACAATATACGGAGAGAAATAGACTAGACCTTGCTGTACCCAGGAGACCCTTTGCCAAAATTGTGTTAGGTCTGCAAAAATTTCCACAAAATGCTGTAATAACTGGAGCTGAAGGAAGATGGTTGTTCAATTATAGAGCTCAGAAATAAAATGGGCTAAAAGCAATATGAACCTCCGTCATTGAAGAAACCAAAATTCAGTACCTTTTCAAGAGGTCTTGACGATGTACAATGAGTGCAGGAACTAAATAAACTGGAAGGTAAACAGGCAAAGCTCTCTTGTAGGCTTgaattagaaaagaaataaaatgtgCACCACATCCTTGATTCTCATGTACTATCTGCATGAACATCCAAAGGGAAAACAGACCTTGCAAATTAATAATATCAGCATGTCGATTAAACTCTTGCAATCTTTGATTACTACctatccaaaaaaaatttcaagaaagaataGTGTCAGGTAGAGCAAAAGTATAGTACAGGGCAATTGCATCATCCAATTACATCCGGGATGAAATATCAAGAGTCTacagcctttttttttttttaaaagagttataAAAGTGGCTACAGCACTGCAGGTATTTTTATTCATATGAAGCTAATCAGTAACTCATGCACCGTAGTTGGAACTATAAAGCAATTAATGAACAGAACTTATCCTGTATTTTTAGTTTAAGGAACTCTTGATCTGCAGAATTGATAGTCGACACATATCAGACCTCATATAGTTCTCCTCTTCAGCTGGGCATTCACTACTATATTTAAATCATAACTGTCACTTTTGCTGGAATTCAACTTAAATGCATTTCGTATAGCCCCAAAATACCACATGAAAGAAAAATGGATGAGATATCACAATTGACAATTCCCAAACAGACTATAGGAGACAAAAGATAATGAACTACATATCTTCCAAACGCAGAATAAAATCCAGATTTTGCAATGAACTACATATCTTCCAAACGCAGAACAAAATCCAGATTTTGCATTTGTCTTCATTAGCTCTAAAAAGTATTTTGACTATCAAGCATGCTGGCACAGTGAAAAGGAAAGGATAATAACAAAcagcaaaagagaaaaatgaacaTATGGTAAAAGTACATAAATCTACAAAGTATTTCTTCTAAATCATAAAGTAGCGACTTCATAAACCTGCTAGAAATAGCAAATGTCGTCAGTCACGacccacccctccccccccccttttttttttttttttttttttttgggttgaagGGAACCCGCAATCGCTACCCTTTGGGGGCGCACAAGGTAAACCCTGCTCCAGTGTAATAGCCCACAAACCATACAAGGGAGGTAAAACACACTAAGCAAGCCCCATGCGACGAGCTCAATCGAAAAAGCATGCGGGGAGTTTCGAACTCGCCCACCCTTGTGGGTGTCAATCTACAGCCCCTTAATAAAATGATATGACTCAAGTCCTTTTGTTGTAACCTTAAAATTTTGTTAAtttaaaccctaacttcaaaaGCAACAAAACAACCTCAAAAGCTTTAAGAATGCAGAACCATAAAACAGAGTAGACAAAACAACCTCCAGCCAAACCTCAAACTTCTAGCTCTACACAGAAAATATTTTAACTCCTTTATCCCCCAGCGTTTTTAAAGTAGCTAAATTTACTTTACTAGGAGCACACCCAACTAAAATAGAAAGCAGCATTCATATTTGAACTATTTTTCCTGTCAAAGAACAAGAAACTCTAACATACCGAGCAGGGTACTTTCATTTGAGGATCCAGTTTGATGTCAACACCATTGGACTTGTAATGATTCTCTATTGCATCCAAATTCACTACAGAGTTCCCACATGCCAGGTCTCTCACACCCTGCAGGATAACCTGAGCTTTGCCACCATGTTTGTTGAGAAAGGATTTGTAAGATGGATGCAGACTATCTTGCTTCAATATATAAGCGGACCTGTTAGAGAAAGCATTGCTCATAAGGGTATGCTTCTCAGAGTTGGATTTGCAAATTCAGGTTTAGAATTCTGAATTTACtgcattttttttcaaaaatagatcgACATGGAAGAGACTTCTTATCGTTATTGTAAGATTTATGACAACAAGTGTTTGGACAACTACTTGTCAATAGAAGTTTTAGTTAGGGTGGGTGTTCGGTTCATCACTGGTGCATACCACATACCGAACCGAAATTAGTTCGGCTCGGTTTATTCTAATTCGGTTAGGTTCTTCAGTATGCGCCTGATAAAATGAACTATTCTTCTGCTTGTAAAATGggctttttttcaaaaaaaaaaactgtggtgtccgggccagcttgCGCGCACTCGACTAATTCCACAAGATACTtgccacctcccaccagcaacaccaggtaactctgtccaccaaagCTAGAACAGATGGGGAGGAATCACCTAGTGCTTTGTCTCTactgggatttgaacctgagacccatggtgctcaacccacttcattgaccactaggccacaccctcgGGTGCTAAAATGGGctattttttattcaaaataagCTAATTTACTCAAATTAGCATCTTCACTAGCTAAAAACACTCAGATTAAATAGTACATAGGGCATGAATACCTAGAGAACTCATTAAATTGATAACTGAATGTTATCGTACAACTCAAAGTACTGGTGATGTCTAGGTACTCCTAGTCTCAAACAATGAACTGCTCGTGCATACTTGTTTCACTTTATAACTGGTGAATCCGTGAATGTATACTTTTCCCACTCTATTTGTCTACCAGTACTTTGAGCTCACTTTAGGAGTCTCAAACAAATGAACACTCAAAGCGGTTTTGCAGTTAGCACTTAGCATTGATTACATATACCTGTATCTTTGTAGCAGCAGAAGCAAACAGCTATAATGAGGAGCAAACAGTGATACAACATTTGCTAAATTTCGTTTAACTGAAACACCGGAACAATAAAACCGAGAACCGAATCGAATCCTGaagttataaaaattttaattCTGAGACCGAGCCGAAGAACTGAATTAATTCGGGTTTGGTCCGGTTTTCAGTTTTTATGCCCACCCTAGTTTTAGGTAATTTCTGCAGGAAGTTGTAATCACAATTAATCCTATGGAGGCACAAATTTAGCTCTTTTTCATATAAGATATCTACATTTTAGCACTTTCCTGTGTATACTGTTAAGTGTTAAAAACTGACTTGTTTGTGTACATATTGTATCccttacaacaacatacaatgtacccagtgtaatccacaaaagtggggttttttttttttttttttgtgtgtgtgtgtgtgtgtggggggggggggggggtatataGAGTGTGCGCAggccttacctctaccttgggaAGAGTAAAGAGGATGTTTCCGGTAGACACTTGACACAAGGACAAGCAATTGGACAAAATACATCCCATGTCTGACATCATCACCAGGAGCCAAAGTTATATGGGCTGACAAAGCTAGCTTGAGGGGTCAAAATAACATAGGAATTCCACTTGGGCAAATGAAGCACGAAAGTCCAAACAGTTACTTTGGCTCATAGTTGACGTACGTTATCCTTGACCTATGGTGCTTGGGGATGACATACATGCAAAGACAGTATGCATGGCAGGCTTTGCCTTGTATAAAGCCTTTGCATGTAAGATACATGGATATGTATAAGGAAGCTAGAGCTTGGGAAATGCATTGTTGCTTCCTCAAAGGAAATACCATACATGTTAACTATCTCATGGAGCCACTGCAAATTGGTGCAGCTTTATGAAACAGGAACCTACTTGTATTTGATAGAAGGGATTGGAGAAATAGATACTCAAGACAATCCATAGAATCATAATACGTACTGAAACTATAAAATACTTTCCCACGTTCTCTGTTTATTTGTCATTTCCATTAGAATAATCCCAAAGACAATAGGtctaatatataataaaatataaggaTGCATCCTAATAAGAACTCCAATTCATCCTCCAATTGTTCAAGGTTGCCTTTCACTCTGCACTAAAATGGGATAAAAAGTTTTTAGGCAATGACCATTTAGAGGGGAACTTTCATTCTGTTTGACTTGGAAAGTACTTATTAGCTAACTTCAATATGAAGCCAAATCAACATGATGCAGCTTAGAACTTAGCATGCTTAATCTCAATTTCTAAGCATTGCAAGTCAAACCATGTTCAGAAGCAAGAAACATTTACTTGTTCATGACATTGCAGTTATCAACAATGCAGTGCTAACAACGCATAAAAATTGCAGCTTTACATTGTTAAGAAAGAAACCAGATTGCATAGCAATAATGATGTtttatatataaagcataagaAGATATGGCTTGTGATTAAAGAAAAGATCAATACTCAGTATGTGTTTATATGAAATTCGGTCCCCacaaaaggagaaaaatgaTGCTTACAGGATCTGTGAAGAGGACAGACACATAAGGAAAATGTCTCCATGAGCCCAAGTTAAAGGCTTGCATATACGCCCAAACCGCTTACTTTTTATTCCACAACGCGATGCCAACACAGTCGCACGCACAAGAATGTAAATCGCCAAGCTCGTATGCTGTGTGTTACCAGTAAGAAGCATTGATGGCCCTGCAATTGCACCCGCTAACAATGCTCTCCACTTAGCTGTCCTGAATTTCAAATAGGTCTCGGCTTAATCTACTCTTAGGTTAATCATTGCAACAACTCTCGTAACAAatcaaaaatatttgatttttgcaGACATACATACAAACGCACACTCAtacaatataataatacatacatACGTACATAGATAACAAATTaagtactactccctccgtcccaatttaagtgtcctactttcctttttggtctgtcccaaaaagagtgcCAATTTCTATGTTTAAAAAGTTGATAATTCAAACACCATACATGGCAAGTTTAAAACCACAATATTCAAAGGACATTTTGATACACATccttaatttagaaccacaagattgaAAAGTCTCCCTATATTTCTTAAACTGCGTGCCCAGtcaaaataaaacacttaaattgggatgaAGGGAGTATATATATTTGCGTGGGTACACAATGATAGTAATTAACAAACTGAAAACATCCGCATTtaacacacacacccacacaaCTGTGTATTTATCTATATACCTTCGATGACCTCCCCAAGCGGATACAATTTCATCAACTGATACAAATGTACCAGCGAAAGTGCCAAGGAATAGACCATATCTTAAAGTTTCTTTTAGTGCGAAACTTACATCTTCGCTGCTGGAGACCATTTGCGCCTTTCTAAGACATGAAAACAAACTCAAATGAGCTAAAACATAGCTGTGAAATTTACTgcctctgttcacttttacttgtcacgtttTGCTTCTCGAGGTCAAATTACATAGGCTTTGACCGAcattttaagatatattttttcatcatattaatatgagaagaattataacttataatacttttcgTATAGTTTTCAAACATctaagtaggcatttggccatagaaaccaaatatttaattggaatttttgaagttggagttgtgtttggctatAATTTTTGCACagaatatttgattatttgaatgtatagaaagtgaaaaaagtgaaaacaagccaaataaacttca
Coding sequences within it:
- the LOC132033734 gene encoding multifunctional methyltransferase subunit TRM112 homolog A-like; its protein translation is MRLLTHNMLSSNIKGVVNGFPLKIEVVKVVEKEVDFNIDFLKNMFHKVEWKALAEASRTMGYTELPENVDAAMLDSDDFLHKFHHALLELHLEEGALVCPETGRKFPVQKGIPNMLLHEDEV
- the LOC132033733 gene encoding uncharacterized protein LOC132033733, which translates into the protein MPPSGDPSGDVAKTSTGVHCTCSSTEDEIQNQNQNCQHCRRSTLPSSSSSCSLLSLESYPVQDYDKLWRIYSASIKGFTIGAGLKGGLAIFALLSRLRRRKSLSSAKKAQMVSSSEDVSFALKETLRYGLFLGTFAGTFVSVDEIVSAWGGHRRTAKWRALLAGAIAGPSMLLTGNTQHTSLAIYILVRATVLASRCGIKSKRFGRICKPLTWAHGDIFLMCLSSSQILSAYILKQDSLHPSYKSFLNKHGGKAQVILQGVRDLACGNSVVNLDAIENHYKSNGVDIKLDPQMKVPCSIVHENQGCGAHFISFLIQAYKRALPVYLPVYLVPALIVHRQDLLKRPNTILAKGLLGTARSSLFLSVYCSSAWLWTCLLFRLFKRCNIPMVVLGTFPTGLALAIEKKSRRIEISLYCLARALESFVTCMTDVGYLPQSEKLKRADVVIFSTATAIIMHCYAMERDVFKSKYLNVLDWVFGVPLPPYETTPRKKR